In Candidatus Thermoplasmatota archaeon, one DNA window encodes the following:
- a CDS encoding type II CAAX endopeptidase family protein: MDFSIKKPTHVFALLVMIFIFSILYVLPVLSFLGYFPTVDTMKLTETMILFSSTITVLIFVGAPFVWYILVNRYSIRDMFNHLKLRWEGIDSAFLWGILAAIIMFVIVFAIGMILYYGTKISEENLSNIKELASNLSVASMFFVIIFQSISEEIFFRGFLFEKIGLVAGDMIAIFITAVLFGLAHISYGKIYPVVMPVIMGVFLGFIVVKTKNLYSAITAHMIFNLSTFILYLFAQSLS; the protein is encoded by the coding sequence ATGGATTTCAGTATTAAAAAACCTACTCATGTTTTTGCTCTGCTCGTGATGATATTTATTTTTTCTATTTTATATGTTTTACCGGTTTTGTCTTTTTTGGGTTATTTTCCTACTGTGGATACGATGAAACTTACAGAAACTATGATATTATTTAGTTCAACTATTACGGTTTTAATATTTGTTGGTGCCCCGTTTGTGTGGTATATACTTGTAAATAGATATTCTATAAGGGATATGTTTAATCATCTGAAACTTAGATGGGAGGGGATAGATTCTGCTTTTTTATGGGGCATATTAGCAGCTATTATTATGTTTGTCATAGTTTTTGCGATAGGTATGATACTTTATTATGGTACAAAAATTAGCGAAGAGAATCTATCAAATATTAAAGAATTAGCAAGTAACCTATCTGTTGCTTCTATGTTTTTTGTGATTATTTTTCAATCAATTAGTGAAGAAATATTTTTTAGGGGTTTTTTATTTGAAAAAATCGGTTTGGTTGCTGGCGATATGATAGCTATTTTTATTACAGCTGTGTTATTTGGATTAGCTCATATATCATATGGTAAAATTTATCCTGTTGTTATGCCTGTGATTATGGGTGTTTTTTTAGGTTTTATCGTTGTTAAAACAAAGAATCTTTATTCTGCAATAACTGCGCATATGATTTTTAACCTATCTACTTTCATTTTGTATTTGTTTGCTCAATCTTTATCCTAA
- the ndk gene encoding nucleoside-diphosphate kinase, with product MVKERTFVMIKPDGVQRGLVGEIISRFEKKGIKIVAMKLVSVSRDLAEKHYGVHRGKPFFEPTVKYITSSPVVAMVLEGDNVIEMVRGMMGKTDPLKAEMGTIRGDFGQFIGRNIVHGSDGPETAEFEINLWFKPKELAEYKRIDEEWLTE from the coding sequence ATGGTAAAAGAGAGAACGTTTGTGATGATTAAGCCTGATGGTGTACAGCGTGGTCTCGTTGGTGAGATTATTAGTCGTTTTGAAAAAAAAGGTATTAAAATTGTTGCTATGAAGCTTGTTTCTGTGAGCAGGGATCTTGCTGAGAAACATTATGGTGTCCATAGGGGTAAACCTTTTTTTGAACCTACTGTTAAATACATCACTTCTTCTCCTGTTGTTGCCATGGTTTTGGAGGGTGATAATGTTATTGAGATGGTTAGGGGTATGATGGGTAAGACCGATCCTTTGAAGGCTGAGATGGGTACTATACGTGGTGATTTTGGTCAGTTTATTGGTCGTAATATTGTTCATGGTTCAGATGGTCCTGAGACTGCTGAGTTTGAGATAAACCTGTGGTTTAAGCCTAAGGAATTAGCAGAGTATAAGCGGATTGATGAGGAGTGGTTAACAGAATAA
- a CDS encoding polymer-forming cytoskeletal protein: MVFDRKTFIIPDKTRFEELFIVTNGDVVIGDRCKVQFGVKTDGRIFVGEHAIIEGGLEAGGDIRVDIFSSIGGDVISGGNVFIGEKTRINGKLSLKGDLDVGDNVEIEKGFEAKGWINIRNPIPIVIYIFIYLLQLLKMGRSEEIERILKELEENEVKTIPISEVFLFLPNDSVIGTQKSSVDNNLYIGKTCKILGNYNVKGNIFIGDNSVVYGSLKSVGDVYCGKNVVVHGNIDTNGEIKIDEKTCVAGDVSADKIFLSKTASVNGTLLAKNGVSFTADIGVDIKEKIERYEKNADIVDEIDKILE; this comes from the coding sequence ATGGTTTTTGATAGGAAGACTTTTATTATCCCTGATAAGACAAGGTTTGAGGAGCTTTTTATAGTTACAAATGGTGATGTTGTAATTGGTGATAGGTGTAAGGTTCAGTTTGGTGTTAAGACAGATGGTAGGATTTTTGTTGGTGAACATGCTATAATCGAGGGTGGTTTGGAGGCTGGTGGTGATATCCGGGTTGACATCTTTTCTAGTATAGGTGGGGATGTTATTAGTGGTGGTAATGTTTTTATTGGTGAGAAGACTAGGATAAATGGTAAGCTTTCTTTGAAGGGTGATCTTGATGTTGGTGATAATGTTGAGATTGAGAAGGGTTTTGAGGCGAAGGGTTGGATAAATATTCGTAACCCGATACCAATTGTTATATATATTTTTATATATCTTTTGCAGCTTTTGAAAATGGGTCGTAGTGAGGAAATCGAGAGGATACTAAAAGAGCTTGAAGAAAACGAAGTAAAAACCATACCGATATCAGAGGTGTTTCTTTTTTTACCAAACGACTCGGTTATTGGTACCCAGAAATCTAGTGTAGACAATAACCTGTACATAGGGAAAACATGCAAAATTCTGGGGAACTACAATGTGAAGGGGAATATTTTCATTGGAGATAACTCTGTGGTGTATGGTTCACTTAAATCTGTTGGAGATGTTTATTGTGGTAAAAATGTTGTTGTCCACGGGAACATAGACACAAATGGTGAAATAAAGATTGATGAAAAAACATGTGTCGCAGGAGATGTGTCTGCAGATAAAATATTTCTATCTAAAACCGCATCTGTAAATGGCACCTTGCTAGCTAAAAACGGGGTTTCTTTCACTGCCGATATAGGAGTTGATATTAAGGAAAAGATTGAAAGATACGAAAAGAATGCAGATATTGTAGATGAGATAGATAAGATACTGGAATAG
- a CDS encoding redox-regulated ATPase YchF, with amino-acid sequence MGMQIGIVGKPNVGKSTFFNAATDAHAEIANYPFTTIDANHGVMYVRRPCPCRDFNVKCTPHNSKCINGTRFVPIEAIDVAGLVPDAHKGRGLGNKFLDDLRQAHALIQIVDASGCTDEEGNICAPGKYDPIHDVEFLGKEITYWLMGIIKKSWEDIARRCELEGKKIDKMLAEKLTGLMVKEEHIHNAIKTTSLNMEKPSTWSDEDLLKLSEYIRKISKPMLIAFNKCDIAPDNLMAKAEELRKEGYIVVPTSAESELALNNAAKKGFIEYSPGSSDFKIIKEQELTEKQLKALEYIKTHVLKKYGSTGIQKCIEEAVKMLDLIVVYPVEDETHLSDKQGRILPDAHLMPRGSTAKDLAYKVHTDIGDHFIRAIDARTHRIIGSDYKLKDGDVIRIVADV; translated from the coding sequence ATGGGCATGCAGATAGGTATAGTTGGAAAACCCAATGTAGGGAAATCCACTTTTTTTAACGCTGCTACAGACGCCCATGCAGAGATCGCAAACTATCCTTTTACAACAATAGATGCTAACCATGGTGTGATGTATGTACGTAGACCATGTCCATGCAGAGATTTTAACGTAAAATGTACGCCTCATAACTCCAAATGTATAAATGGGACTAGGTTCGTACCAATTGAGGCTATAGATGTAGCAGGCCTAGTACCAGATGCCCATAAGGGCCGTGGTTTAGGGAACAAGTTTCTTGATGATCTCAGGCAGGCTCATGCTCTTATTCAGATTGTGGATGCCTCTGGTTGCACTGATGAAGAAGGAAACATATGCGCCCCTGGTAAATATGATCCAATACATGATGTAGAGTTTCTTGGAAAAGAGATAACATACTGGTTGATGGGTATTATTAAAAAAAGCTGGGAGGATATAGCTAGACGATGTGAGCTAGAAGGCAAAAAAATAGATAAGATGCTAGCAGAGAAACTAACTGGTTTAATGGTAAAAGAAGAACACATACATAACGCTATTAAAACAACCAGCCTAAATATGGAGAAGCCTTCCACTTGGAGTGATGAGGATTTACTAAAACTCTCAGAGTATATAAGAAAAATCAGTAAACCTATGTTGATAGCATTCAACAAATGTGATATAGCACCTGACAATCTTATGGCGAAAGCAGAAGAACTAAGGAAAGAAGGATATATTGTTGTTCCTACTAGCGCTGAATCTGAGTTGGCATTGAACAATGCAGCAAAAAAAGGTTTTATCGAGTACAGCCCAGGTAGTAGTGATTTCAAGATAATAAAAGAACAGGAGTTAACTGAAAAACAACTAAAAGCACTAGAATATATTAAAACCCATGTTCTTAAAAAATATGGGTCCACAGGTATACAAAAATGTATAGAAGAAGCTGTTAAAATGCTGGATTTAATCGTTGTTTACCCTGTTGAGGACGAGACACATCTATCAGATAAACAAGGGCGTATTCTACCAGATGCACATCTAATGCCACGTGGAAGTACAGCAAAGGACCTAGCATACAAGGTTCATACCGACATAGGGGACCATTTCATCAGAGCAATAGATGCTAGAACACATCGCATTATAGGATCTGATTACAAACTAAAAGACGGTGATGTGATAAGAATAGTGGCCGACGTCTAA